The DNA segment CGGACGCCTATCTCGTGCAGGACATCCTCAAGCAGTCCTGGCTGTGCGAAACCCTGGAGCAACAGGCCCTCTCCTATGCAGCCGAAAAGCTTGTCCCCGAGCACTTCCAGGAGGTCAAGGAACGGCGGGAGCGGCATGTGGACAAGATACTCCATGCCGTCCATGAGCGGTTGACCAAGGAAATAGATCACTGGCAGGACAGGTACTTCCACCTTTCGGATGCTGTGGCGGCTGGCAAGCAGCCCCGTGTGCAGCCGGAAATGGCGAAACGCCGGGTGGAAGAAATGCGCGCCCGCCTGGAGCAGCGGACCAAGGAACTCATGGCCAAGCGCAACGTCATTTCAAGTCCGCCTGTGGTTGTAGGCGGGGCTCTGGTGGTGCCAGCCGGATTGCTGGCTCAGCGAAAGGGTGAAGAGACGCCTCAGTTCAGTCCGGATGCTGCACGACGCACCGCGATAGAACGAGTCGCCATGCAGGCGGTCATGGATCGAGAGCACGCCAACGGCTACCGGACCAAGGATGTCTCCGCCGAGAAATGCGGCTGGGACATCTCCTCGTACAAGGACGGTGAGATTGACCGCCATATCGAGGTCAAGGGAAGGGCCAAGGGCATGAGCACCATCACCGTGACCCGCAACGAGATCATGTACGCCCTGAACCAGGAGGACAAGTTCCTGTTGGCGGTGGTGTTCGTGGACGAGAACGACAACGCCGATGGCCCACACTATGTGCGCAAGCCCTTCAATTCGGAACCGGATTGGGGAGTGGCGAGTGTGAATTATGATTTGAACGACCTGCTCCAGAGAGCAGAAGCATTGTAGCGAGAACAAAATGGTAAAAGCCCCCAAAAAATTGATCGAAGTCGCTCTGCCCCTTGATGATATCAATGGTGGTTGCGAGCAAGAAAAAAACCCTTTTCTAAAAGGCCACCCGCGCTCTATCCATCTCTGGTGGGCTAGACGTCCTTTAGCTGCTGCGCGTGCTGTTCTTTTCGCACAATTGGTCAATGATCCTGGTGGTGAACGTGGATGGGGGAATTACCCAGGGCAAACCAAGGAAGACGCCCAAAAGGAACGAGAGAGGCTGTTTTCTATTATCCGAGAGTTGGTCAAGTGGGAGAACAGAAACAACGAAGAAGTACTTAATATCGCGCGTGAAGAAATCAGAAAATCCTGGCGGGAAACATGCGAATTAAACAAAAACAATCCGAATTTCAATCCTGATATATTACCACCGGTCTATGATCCTTTTGCAGGAGGGGGGACAATCCCCTTAGAAGCTCAGCGCCTGGGTCTGGAGGCGTATGCATCTGACTTGAATCCTGTGGCGGTGATGATCAACAAGGCCATGATCGAGATTCCGCCCAAGTTTGCAGGCAAAGCGCCAGTCGGTCCCATCCCTGAGGGAGAACAAACAGACAACAGAGGCGAAGGGGCCTGGACCGGAGCAAAGGGCCTGGCTGAAGACGTCAGGCGTTACGGGCACTGGATGCGCAAGGAGGCGGAAAAGCGCATTGGTCATCTCTATCCCAAGGTCAAGATCACACAAGAGATGGCAAAGGAGCGGCCCGACCTGAAAGGGTACGTAGGACGAGAACTGACTGTTATTGCTTGGCTCTGGGCCAGGACAGTGAAAAGCCCCAACCCAGCTTATGCGCATGTGGATGTGCCGCTGATATCGAACTTTATGCTCTCCACCAAGAAGGGCAAAGAAGCTTGGGTGGAGCCGATTGTTGAGAGAGACAGTTATCGCTTCGCGGTGCGAGCAGGGAAACCTAAAGATGTTAGTGAAGCCAAAAA comes from the Oceanidesulfovibrio indonesiensis genome and includes:
- a CDS encoding DUF3883 domain-containing protein, whose product is LRQREAGRYEITHVPAVIRERDRVIGGRDPVLKKYERICFERHLVRVYGKPMASLVHPGHPLMAAVTDLVLETNRNFLKQGTVLVDPTDMGSTTRVLVMIDHSVRESVYGKDERQVTSRRMQFVEIDAEGNVIHAGWAPHLDLEPLPESDAYLVQDILKQSWLCETLEQQALSYAAEKLVPEHFQEVKERRERHVDKILHAVHERLTKEIDHWQDRYFHLSDAVAAGKQPRVQPEMAKRRVEEMRARLEQRTKELMAKRNVISSPPVVVGGALVVPAGLLAQRKGEETPQFSPDAARRTAIERVAMQAVMDREHANGYRTKDVSAEKCGWDISSYKDGEIDRHIEVKGRAKGMSTITVTRNEIMYALNQEDKFLLAVVFVDENDNADGPHYVRKPFNSEPDWGVASVNYDLNDLLQRAEAL